The stretch of DNA CCTGAGCGCGCGCAAGGCGCGCGAGCGCGAGGAGCAGTTCCGCGCGGTGTGGGAACGCCTGTCCTCGGCGATCGAGCGGCCGCACGCGTTCTCGCGCCGGCTCGCGACCTCCGACGCGGTCGGGCGGATGGGCGAGCTCGCCGCCGACGCGCGCAGCAGCTTCTCGCATTTCCTCGACGACGCCTCGACGCGCGCACGCGACTTCATGGACTCGGGCCGCGCCCAGCCGCTGCTCGACCGCGCCCGGCCGCTCGTCGACCGCGCGCGGCCGCTCGTCGAGACGCTCGAGCAGACCTCGCGCACCCACCCGCTCGCGTCGCTCGGCGTCGCCCTCGCGGCGGGCGCGCTCCTCGTCACGCTGCTGCGGCGCAGCTAGCGCAGACGCCGCTCGGTGGGCGCGGCAGCGGTGCACTGCACGGCGCCGCGCAGCCACCGCACGGCGCTGCGCGCAGCTTCCGGCTACGCGCAGCGCCGCTCGTCGAAGCGAGCCAGGCGCTACGCCCGCTCATGGATTGCACTGCACGTAGTAGCGCGCCGTCGCCGAGCCGTTGAGCGCCGCCGAGCACGACGGGCGTCCGCTGCAGCACGAGCCGATGCCCGCGGGCGGACACGACACCGGCTCGCAGCCGTCGCCGTCCTCGCCGCCGGTCCCGAAGCACGTCGAGTAGCCGCTGAACGAGTTCACGGAGAACGGCGCCGCGAGCGTGCACACGTAGTGCACGATGTCGTTCGGCCGGTTGATGGTCACGCTGCAGCCCGGCGGACCGCTCTGCGTCGCCGTCCCGCCCGGCCACACCGCCGCCGTGAAGACGCCGCCCGTGCTGCTCGTCACCTGGAAGGTGAAGAGCTGGCTCGGGCACTTGCAGCGTCCGCCGTTGCACGAGTTGGTCTGGCAGTCGCCGTTCGCGACGCAGGTCGCGCCGAGCCCGCAGGCGCCGCAGCTCGGACCACCGCAGTCGACGTCGCTCTCGCCGCCGTTCTTGACGCCGTCGGAGCACGTCGGAGCCTGGCAGACGCCGTTGACGCACACGCCGCTCTGGCAGTCGCCGCCGCTCGAGCAGCCGCCGCCGGTGCCGCACGCGGCGCACGGACCGCCGCAGTCGATGCCGGTCTCGCCGCCGTTCTGCGCGCCGTCGCTGCACGATGGTGCTTGACAGACGCTCCCCGTGCAGACGCCGCTCTGGCAGTCGCCGGCGCTCGAGCACGCGCGGCCGGCACCGCAGTCGGGGCAGACCGGGCCGCCGCAGTCGACGTCGGTCTCGCTCGCGTTCTTGACGCCATCGTTGCAGGTCGACGCCTGGCAGACCTGCGCGACGCAGACGCCGCTCTGGCAGTCGGCGCCGCTCGCGCAGCCGCCGCCGGTGCCGCACGGCGCGCACGGACCGCCGCAGTCGGTGCCGGTCTCGCCGCCGTTCTCGACGCCATCGCTGCAGGTCGGCGCCTGGCAGACGTTGCCGATGCAGACGCCGCTCTGGCAGTCGCCGGGAATCGCGCAGCCGGCGCCGTTCGGGCAGTCGGGGCAGACGCCGCCACAGTCGACGTCGGTCTCGCTGCCGTTGTCGACGCCGTCGCTGCACGTCGGTGCTTGACACACGCCGCTCGTGCACACGCCGCTCGCGCAGTCGTCCGCGACGACGCAGGCCTGGCCGTCCGCGCAGCCCGCACACGTGCCGCCGCAGTCGCTCGCCGTCTCGTCGCCGTTCTTCACGCCGTCGTCGCACGCCGGTGCCTGGCAGACGCCGCCCGTGCAGACGCCGCTCTGGCAGTCGTCGGCGACGTTGCAGTCCTCGCCGTCCGCGCAATCGGCGCAGCTGCCGCCGCAGTCGACGTCGGTCTCGTCACCGTTCTCGACGCCGTCGTTGCAGCTCTCCGGCTGGCAGATCCCGTCCGTGCAGACGCCGCCCGCGCAGTCGCTGCCGACGACGCAGCCCTCGCCCTGCGCGCAGCCCGCGCAGCCGCCTCCGCAGTCGACGTCGGTCTCCGTGCCGTTCTTGACGCCGTCGCCGCAGGTGGGCGCCTGGCAGACGCCGTCCGTGCACACGCCGCTCGCGCAGTCGCTCGCCGCGCCGCACGCGGCTCCCGTCGCGCAGCGCGCGCACGCCGCGTCCGGACCGCCGCAGTCGACGTCGGCCTCGTCGCCGTTCTGCAGACCGTCGTTGCAATTCGGACACGCGACCTCGACGCCGCCACGCGCGACCAGGCGGAAGCCGCTGCCAGTGATTTTGTGCTGGACGACGCTGCCGCTCGCCGGACGGTACAGCGAGCACATGCGGTGGCGCGAGCCGTCGGCCGCGTTGTCGACGGTCAGGACGGTCATCACGCCGCCCGCTCCCGGCGGCGTCGAGATGTCGAGGCCGCCGAGCGACGGCGCGGTGATGCGCGCGAGCTTGCCGTACTGGATCGACGCGTTCTTCACCGGCGACGGACCCGCCGGCGCGAACCGGTTGCGGTAGGTCGCGCTCTTGGCGTTGGTCTTCGCCCACGGCGCCGGCATCGCGAGCTTGCCGACGTTGGTCGGCGCGTCGACGTAGTACACCTCGAGCGACGCCGCGAGATCGCCCGGTGCGGCGAGCGCGCCGACGTGCACGTCGGCGTCCTTCTGCACCGAGACCAGATTCTGCCGTCCGGTGCGCGTGTTCACCGTCAGCGAGAGCCGCGTGCCGGTGACGCCGACGTCGGTCGCCCACGACGGCACGGTGGCGGCGAGCGCTGCGAGCAGTGCGCCGGCGGCGCACGCGGCCGCGGCGGTGAGGAGCATGCGTCGTCTCTGCGGGTTCACGCTGCGTCCCTTTCGTGGGAGAGGCTTGCGCGTCACTCGAGGCAGGTGACGCGGTAGCGGGCCTGCGCCGAGCCGTTCAGGCCGACGGAGCACGACGGTCGACCGCTGCAGCACGAGCCGATGCCGGCGAACGGACAGGACACCGGCTCGCAGCCGTCGCCGTCCTCGCCGCCGGCGCCGAAGCACTGCGAGAAGCCGGAGAACGTCTGCACGGAGAACGGCGCGGCGAGCGTACAGACGAGGTCGATGTTGTCGTTCGGCCGGTTGATGGTCACGCTGCAGCCCGGCGACGAGCTCTGCGTCGCCGTGCCGCCCGGCCATTCCGCCGAGCTGAACGGACCGCCGGTGCTGCTGGTCACGTCGAAGACGAACGACCGATTGCCGCAGGTGCAGCGCGCGTTCTGTCCGCACACGCCGCTCGCGCAGTCGCTGCCGACGGTGCACTTCTTGGTGAGCGCGCAGGGCGGGCACGAGCCGCCGCAGTCGACGTCGGTCTCGCTGCCGTTCTGCAAGCCGTCGCTGCAGCTCGGCGCCTGGCAGACGCCGCCGCTGCAGATGCCGCTCGCGCAGTCGCTCGCGGTGTTGCAGGTCTGGCCGTCGGCGCAGCGCACGCAGAACGGCGACGATCCGCCGCAGTCGATCCCGCTCTCGCTGCCGTTCTTGACGCCGTCGGCGCAGTTCGCGACGCGGCAGAAGCCGTCCTCGCAGACACCGCTCGGGCACTCGGCGCCGCTCGTGCAGGTCGGCTGGCAAACGCCGCCCGAGCAGCCGCCGGTCGCGCAGTCCGTGCTGAGGAAGCACTGCTCGCCGGTCGCGCAGCCCGGACAGCTGCCGCCGCCACAATCGACGTCGGTCTCGGCGCCGTTCGCGACGCCGTCGGTGCACGTCGGTGCTTGACAGGCGCCGTCGAGGCAGACGCCGCTCGGGCACACCGAGCCGTCGACGCAGTCGGGCGTCAGATCGGCGAAGATCGCGTAGTACGCTCCCGTGCGCGACACCTCGACGCCAGACAGCGAGAGGCCGAGGAAGGACGGTAGCGGGAAGCTCTGCAGCGCGCTCGCGAGGTCCGGCAGGAAGCCGGCGAGCACCGACGGCAGGAAGCCCTGCAGCGCGACCTCGCTCACGCCGAGCGGATTGCGCAGCAGCGACACCGCGACGTCGGCCGCGGTCGGCGGCGAGAGCGCGAAGCCGATGCCGCCCGGCTGGAACGCGAGCTGCAGCCCGAGCCGCGCGTCGACCGCGAGCACGAGGTGCACCTGCTCCGACGGCAGGCTCTCGTCCTGCACGAACTCGACCAGCACGTGCGCCACCGCGAGCTCACCGAGCTCGCCATTGGGACCGCTCGCGCCGGTCAGCACCGGCGCGAGCGTCGGCGACACGCGGATCGCGATCGGCGTGGTCGGCGGCAGCTGGCTGAACGGCGTCAAGAGCGCGCCCAGCAGAGCCGCGCTGAGCGGGATCGGGCCGCCGCCGAGATCGATCTCGTGGATCCTCGTGCGCAGGAGCCCGGTCTCGATCTGCGCGCGCAGGAGCTGGTTGAAGCCCGAGGTCGAGATGCCGAGCCCGATGCCGTAGGGCAGGTTCTGCACAGGCGTCGTCGCGCCGAAGGTCGGGAACGACTCGTCGACGTGGTAGCTCGCGGTCAGGTCCGGCGCGCCCGGAACGGGCGTGGCCGTCGCGGCCACGTCGGCCGCGAACGTGATGCCGACCGGGTCCTCGTCGATCGAGGTGAACGGCG from Candidatus Binatia bacterium encodes:
- a CDS encoding DUF3618 domain-containing protein, translated to MPNSGQHERTPNEVQEEIEQTRAELDSTLDEIGRRLSPQEMKERVVDYVKSNASRVGDTVQRNPVPIALAGTLLVATVIARRRLSARKAREREEQFRAVWERLSSAIERPHAFSRRLATSDAVGRMGELAADARSSFSHFLDDASTRARDFMDSGRAQPLLDRARPLVDRARPLVETLEQTSRTHPLASLGVALAAGALLVTLLRRS